In a single window of the Streptomyces sp. NBC_00353 genome:
- a CDS encoding putative leader peptide: MFRSALLTSRGHIDLLRVASAACCRGC, translated from the coding sequence ATGTTCCGTTCAGCTCTGCTCACTTCGCGCGGTCACATCGACCTGCTGCGGGTGGCCTCTGCCGCGTGTTGTCGCGGTTGCTGA
- a CDS encoding secondary thiamine-phosphate synthase enzyme YjbQ: MPDAFTTSVLHLTTGDTETVTDLTNDCERFLTRAAVGRDGLLNIFVPHATAGIAILETGAGSDDDLLATLHTLLPADDRYQHRHGSPGHGRDHVLPALIAPHATLPVIGGRLELGTWQSVCLVDTNKDNPSRQVRLSFLG; the protein is encoded by the coding sequence ATGCCCGATGCCTTCACCACCAGCGTTCTGCACCTCACGACCGGTGACACAGAGACGGTCACCGACCTGACGAACGACTGCGAACGGTTCCTCACCCGCGCCGCCGTCGGCCGGGACGGCCTCCTCAACATCTTCGTGCCCCACGCAACCGCCGGAATCGCCATCCTGGAAACCGGCGCAGGAAGCGACGACGACCTCCTCGCCACCCTCCACACACTGCTGCCCGCGGACGACCGCTACCAACACCGCCACGGCAGCCCCGGCCACGGCCGCGACCACGTGCTGCCGGCCCTCATCGCGCCACACGCCACTCTGCCGGTGATCGGCGGACGGCTGGAACTGGGGACGTGGCAGTCGGTGTGCCTGGTCGACACGAACAAGGACAACCCCAGCCGTCAGGTTCGGCTGAGCTTCTTGGGCTGA
- a CDS encoding ABC transporter ATP-binding protein has translation MKPDEPTWTPPPKDGTQPPAELRRIFRLFHPYRGRLTLVGLLVGASSLVSVASPFLLREILDTAIPQGRTGLLSLLALGMILTAVMNSVFGVLQTLISTTVGQRVMHDLRTAVYAQLQRMPLAFFTRTRTGEVQSRIANDIGGMQATVTSTATSLVSNLTAVIATVVAMLALDWRLTLVSLALLPVFVWISRRVGRERKKITTQRQKQMAAMAATVTESLSVSGILLGRTMGRADSLTEGFAEESERLVDLEVRSSMAGRWRMSTIGIVMAAMPAVIYWAAGLALQSGGPAVSIGTLVAFVSLQQGLFRPAVSLLSTGVQMQTSLALFQRIFEYLDLRVDITEPENPVRLEKIRGEIRFEDVDFSYDEKSGPTLSGVDVVVPAGGSLAVVGPTGSGKSTLSYLVPRLYDVTGGRVTLDGVDVRDLDFDTLARAVGVVSQETYLFHASVAENLRFAKPDATDAEIEAAARAAQIHDHIASLPDGYDTLVGERGYRFSGGEKQRLAIARTILRDPPVLVLDEATSALDTRTEFAVQEAIDALSAGRTTITIAHRLSTVRDADQIVVLDGGRTAERGSHEELLQLDGRYAALLRRDTQLAPVAS, from the coding sequence ATGAAACCCGACGAACCCACGTGGACGCCCCCGCCCAAGGACGGCACGCAGCCGCCCGCCGAGCTGCGCCGGATCTTCCGCCTCTTCCACCCGTACCGCGGCCGGCTCACGCTGGTCGGACTGCTCGTCGGCGCCTCGTCACTGGTCTCGGTGGCCTCGCCGTTCCTGCTGCGGGAGATTCTCGACACCGCCATCCCCCAAGGGCGTACGGGACTGCTGTCGCTGCTCGCCCTCGGCATGATCCTCACCGCCGTGATGAACAGCGTCTTCGGCGTCCTGCAGACGCTGATCTCGACCACGGTCGGCCAGCGCGTCATGCACGACCTGCGCACGGCGGTCTACGCCCAGCTGCAGCGGATGCCCCTCGCCTTCTTCACCAGGACGCGCACGGGCGAGGTGCAGTCCCGCATCGCCAACGACATCGGCGGGATGCAGGCGACCGTGACCTCCACCGCCACCTCGCTGGTCTCCAACCTCACGGCGGTCATCGCCACTGTCGTCGCGATGCTGGCGCTCGACTGGCGGCTCACCCTGGTCTCGCTGGCACTGCTGCCGGTCTTCGTCTGGATCAGCCGCCGGGTCGGCCGGGAGCGCAAGAAGATCACCACCCAGCGCCAGAAGCAGATGGCCGCCATGGCGGCGACGGTCACCGAGTCCCTCTCCGTCAGCGGCATCCTGCTCGGCCGGACCATGGGCCGGGCGGACTCCCTCACCGAGGGCTTCGCCGAGGAGTCCGAGCGCCTGGTCGACCTCGAAGTGCGCTCCAGCATGGCCGGTCGGTGGCGGATGTCGACGATCGGCATCGTCATGGCCGCCATGCCCGCCGTCATCTACTGGGCCGCGGGCCTCGCCCTGCAGTCCGGCGGCCCCGCCGTCTCCATCGGAACGCTCGTCGCCTTCGTCTCGCTCCAGCAGGGCCTCTTCCGGCCCGCCGTGAGCCTGCTCTCCACCGGAGTGCAGATGCAGACATCCCTCGCGCTCTTCCAGCGGATCTTCGAGTACCTCGACCTCAGGGTGGACATCACCGAGCCCGAGAATCCCGTGCGGCTGGAGAAGATCCGCGGCGAGATCCGCTTCGAGGACGTCGACTTCAGCTACGACGAGAAGAGCGGTCCGACCCTCAGCGGTGTCGATGTCGTCGTGCCGGCCGGCGGCAGCCTCGCCGTCGTCGGACCCACCGGCTCCGGCAAGTCCACGCTCAGCTACCTGGTACCGCGGCTCTACGACGTCACCGGCGGCCGGGTCACACTCGACGGCGTCGATGTACGCGACCTGGACTTCGACACGCTCGCCCGGGCCGTCGGCGTGGTCTCCCAGGAGACATACCTCTTCCACGCCTCGGTCGCCGAGAACCTGCGCTTCGCCAAGCCGGACGCGACCGACGCCGAGATCGAGGCAGCCGCCCGCGCGGCACAGATCCACGACCACATCGCCTCGCTGCCCGACGGCTACGACACCCTCGTCGGCGAGCGCGGCTACCGCTTCTCGGGCGGTGAGAAACAGCGCCTTGCCATCGCCCGCACGATTCTGCGCGACCCGCCCGTCCTCGTTCTCGACGAGGCGACCAGCGCCCTCGACACCCGCACCGAGTTCGCCGTGCAGGAGGCGATCGACGCACTGTCCGCCGGGCGCACCACCATCACGATCGCGCACCGCCTCTCCACCGTGCGCGACGCGGACCAGATCGTCGTCCTGGACGGCGGCCGGACCGCCGAGCGCGGCAGCCACGAGGAATTGCTCCAGCTGGACGGCCGCTATGCGGCGCTCCTCCGCCGGGACACCCAACTCGCCCCCGTAGCAAGCTGA
- a CDS encoding RNA-guided endonuclease InsQ/TnpB family protein, giving the protein MTANHVKRAFKYRFYPTDAQAAELSRTFGCVRRVYNLALAARTEAWTRQERVNYNQTSALLTAWKKTEELAFLNDVSSVPLQQTLRHLQTAFTNFFSKRAKYPRFKSRKKSRKSAEYTTSGFRFRDGRLTLAKMAEPLDIVWSRPLPEGAKPSTVTVSQDSAGRWFVSMLCDDLTVRPLSATDAAVGVDVGLNHLLTLSTGEKIANPRHERTDRARLARAQRTLARKAKGDGANRRKARLKVAKIHARIADRRRDGLHKLTTRLVRENQTIVIEDLTVRNMVKSRSLARAISDAAWAEFRSLLEYKAQWYGREVIAVDRFFPSSKLCSVCGTLQGKMPLHVRSWTCACGATHDRDVNAARNLLAAGRAVSACGAGVRPQRRTPGGQSAMKQEVSRREP; this is encoded by the coding sequence GTGACCGCGAACCATGTGAAGCGGGCGTTCAAGTACCGCTTCTATCCGACGGATGCGCAGGCAGCTGAGCTGTCGCGCACGTTCGGATGCGTGCGGAGGGTCTACAACCTGGCGCTTGCGGCCCGCACGGAGGCGTGGACGCGGCAGGAGCGGGTCAACTACAACCAGACCTCGGCCCTGCTGACGGCGTGGAAGAAAACCGAGGAACTGGCCTTCCTCAACGACGTGTCGTCGGTGCCGTTGCAGCAGACGCTGCGGCACTTGCAGACCGCGTTCACCAACTTCTTCAGCAAGCGGGCGAAGTACCCGCGCTTCAAGTCCCGCAAGAAGTCCCGCAAGTCCGCCGAGTACACCACCAGCGGCTTCCGCTTCCGGGACGGCAGGCTGACTCTCGCGAAGATGGCCGAGCCGCTGGACATCGTGTGGTCGCGCCCGCTCCCGGAGGGGGCGAAGCCGTCCACTGTGACGGTCTCCCAGGACAGCGCCGGTCGCTGGTTCGTCTCTATGCTGTGCGACGACCTCACCGTCAGGCCGCTCTCCGCCACGGATGCGGCGGTCGGTGTCGATGTCGGTCTGAACCACCTCCTGACGCTCTCCACCGGTGAGAAGATCGCTAACCCGCGGCATGAGCGCACGGACCGTGCCCGGCTCGCGAGGGCCCAACGCACCCTTGCGCGCAAGGCCAAGGGGGACGGCGCCAACCGCAGGAAGGCCCGGCTGAAGGTCGCGAAGATCCACGCTCGGATCGCCGACCGGCGCCGTGACGGCCTGCACAAGCTGACCACTCGGCTCGTTCGTGAAAACCAAACGATCGTGATCGAGGACCTGACCGTGCGAAACATGGTCAAGAGCCGGAGCCTGGCCCGCGCCATCAGCGACGCGGCATGGGCCGAGTTCCGCAGCCTGCTGGAGTACAAAGCCCAGTGGTACGGGCGGGAAGTGATCGCGGTCGACCGCTTCTTCCCCTCGTCCAAGCTGTGCTCCGTCTGCGGCACCTTGCAGGGCAAGATGCCGCTGCACGTCCGCAGCTGGACGTGCGCCTGCGGCGCGACCCACGACCGGGACGTGAACGCCGCACGCAACCTGCTGGCCGCCGGACGGGCGGTGTCGGCCTGTGGAGCTGGTGTAAGACCTCAACGGAGAACTCCGGGCGGGCAGTCGGCGATGAAACAGGAAGTCTCACGGCGCGAGCCGTAA
- the mltG gene encoding endolytic transglycosylase MltG, with translation MVNESPDTRRRHRSRPTRRGRPALLAGVVLVLGIAAAVLVLLLTREGMVGPPPGTLVIPEGRRASQVYAAVDRSLGVPPGTTEKAAGTADLALPPEVKGNPEGYLFPATYPLTSGTTPTSLLTYMVDTARHRFGADHIAAGARRHHVSVHQAVTIASIVQAEAGTTADMGKVSRVIYNRLSRGMPLQMDSMLNYALKRSTLDTTADDTTIDSAYNSYEHKGLPPTPIGNPGEQAMEAAITPTPGRWLYFVTVAPGDTRFTDSYAEHQRNVQEFNRNRIEASGS, from the coding sequence ATGGTGAACGAGTCCCCGGACACCCGGCGCCGCCACCGGAGCCGACCGACCCGGCGCGGGCGTCCGGCGCTGCTCGCAGGGGTCGTCCTCGTCCTCGGTATCGCGGCAGCCGTCCTCGTACTGTTACTGACCAGGGAGGGGATGGTCGGCCCGCCGCCAGGCACCCTCGTCATCCCCGAGGGCCGGCGGGCCTCCCAGGTGTACGCGGCCGTTGACAGGTCCCTCGGTGTGCCGCCCGGTACGACCGAGAAGGCCGCCGGTACGGCGGACCTCGCACTGCCGCCCGAGGTGAAGGGCAACCCCGAGGGCTATCTGTTTCCGGCGACGTACCCCCTCACCTCCGGCACCACTCCGACGAGCCTGCTGACGTACATGGTCGACACGGCGCGGCATCGATTCGGCGCGGACCACATCGCCGCAGGGGCCAGGCGCCATCACGTATCCGTCCATCAGGCCGTGACGATCGCCAGCATCGTGCAGGCCGAGGCGGGCACCACAGCCGACATGGGCAAGGTGTCCCGTGTCATTTACAACCGGCTGTCCAGGGGCATGCCGCTCCAGATGGACTCCATGCTCAACTACGCGCTGAAACGCAGCACTCTGGACACCACCGCCGACGACACCACGATCGACAGCGCGTACAACAGCTATGAGCACAAGGGTCTGCCGCCCACTCCCATCGGTAACCCGGGGGAGCAGGCGATGGAAGCGGCGATCACGCCGACGCCGGGCCGATGGCTGTACTTCGTGACCGTCGCGCCCGGGGACACCCGGTTCACCGACAGCTATGCCGAGCATCAGCGGAACGTCCAGGAATTCAACCGCAACCGGATTGAGGCAAGCGGCAGTTGA
- a CDS encoding LLM class flavin-dependent oxidoreductase has product MNVHLHWFLPTGGDGRTLVDRHAYTDGGIKRDRITPVSGVRAPDIEYLAQIAKAAEQLGFEAVLTPTGTWCEDAWLTTVALAQHTERLKFLVAFRPGVISPVLAAQMAATYQRITRGRLLLNVVTGGDSTEQRRFGDHLDHDRRYARTAEFLSVVRGVWSGQPYDFDGEHYQVEGGLTALPPDPLPEIFFGGSSAAAGPVAAAHADAYLTWGEPPADVKQKIDWIRGLAEEQGRDVRFGIRLHTISRDSAKEAWATADRLLGDLDPETIAAAQQALGRSESVGQQRMLALHGGSRDKLEISPNLWAGVGLVRGGAGTALVGSHADVADRIEEYHALGVEHFVLSGYPHLEEAYWFGEGVTPELAARGLLSTVPASPLLGVPAANGRPASAPGGAPLLIAGGR; this is encoded by the coding sequence ATGAACGTTCATCTGCACTGGTTCCTGCCCACGGGCGGCGACGGCCGCACACTCGTCGACCGCCACGCGTACACCGACGGCGGGATCAAACGGGACCGAATCACTCCGGTGAGCGGGGTCCGGGCGCCCGACATCGAGTATCTGGCACAGATCGCCAAGGCGGCCGAGCAACTGGGCTTCGAGGCGGTGCTGACGCCGACCGGCACCTGGTGCGAGGACGCCTGGCTGACGACGGTGGCGCTGGCACAGCACACCGAGCGGCTGAAGTTCCTGGTGGCCTTCCGGCCGGGCGTGATCTCGCCGGTGCTCGCGGCGCAGATGGCCGCGACGTATCAGCGGATCACCCGGGGCCGGCTGCTGCTCAATGTGGTGACGGGCGGCGACTCGACCGAGCAGCGGCGGTTCGGCGACCATCTGGACCACGACCGGCGATACGCGCGGACCGCCGAGTTCCTCTCGGTGGTCCGGGGTGTGTGGAGCGGGCAGCCGTACGACTTCGACGGTGAGCACTATCAGGTGGAGGGCGGACTGACGGCGCTGCCGCCGGACCCGCTGCCGGAGATCTTCTTCGGCGGGTCATCGGCGGCGGCCGGGCCCGTGGCCGCCGCACACGCCGATGCGTATCTGACCTGGGGCGAGCCGCCGGCGGATGTGAAGCAGAAGATCGACTGGATCCGCGGGCTCGCGGAGGAGCAGGGTCGCGATGTCCGGTTCGGGATCCGGCTGCACACCATCTCGCGCGACTCGGCGAAGGAGGCGTGGGCGACGGCGGACCGACTGCTCGGCGATCTCGATCCGGAGACGATCGCCGCCGCACAGCAGGCGCTGGGACGGAGCGAGTCGGTGGGACAGCAGCGGATGCTGGCCCTGCACGGCGGCTCGCGCGACAAGCTGGAGATCTCGCCGAACCTATGGGCGGGTGTCGGTCTGGTGCGGGGCGGTGCGGGCACGGCACTGGTCGGCAGTCATGCAGATGTCGCGGACCGGATCGAGGAGTACCACGCGCTGGGTGTGGAGCACTTCGTGCTCTCCGGCTACCCGCACCTGGAGGAGGCGTACTGGTTCGGTGAGGGGGTCACGCCGGAGCTGGCGGCGCGCGGACTGCTGTCCACCGTTCCGGCTTCGCCGCTGCTAGGGGTACCTGCCGCGAACGGGCGCCCGGCGTCCGCGCCGGGCGGGGCACCGCTGCTGATCGCCGGGGGTCGCTGA
- a CDS encoding ABC transporter permease: MTLGHALAPPDISEEIDTPDPQTAVELEPVVPESARGSRLRPVPRPLRRTIGPVLLLALWQVLSATGVLHPDVLASPGTIARAGSDLIADGTLPSAMGISLQRVAVGLVLGGVVGTALALVSGLSRLGEDLVDATVQMLRTVPWVGLIPLFIIWLGIGEAPKVALIALGVAFHLYLNVYAGIRGVDEQLIEAGQSLGLGRWGLIRHVVLPGALPGAMTGLRYSLATAWLALVFGESVNADAGIGFLMNQAREFFRTDVIVVCLVVYAFLGLTADVIVRTLERLLLQWRPTFTGQ; this comes from the coding sequence ATGACCCTTGGCCACGCCCTCGCCCCGCCGGATATATCAGAGGAAATCGATACACCCGATCCTCAAACGGCAGTCGAACTCGAGCCCGTCGTGCCGGAGTCCGCCCGCGGCTCACGGCTGCGGCCCGTACCCCGACCACTGCGGCGAACCATCGGTCCGGTGCTGCTTCTCGCGCTGTGGCAGGTGCTCAGTGCGACGGGCGTCCTGCATCCCGATGTGCTCGCGTCGCCCGGAACCATAGCCCGGGCCGGATCGGATCTGATCGCCGACGGGACCCTGCCGTCCGCGATGGGGATCTCGCTCCAGCGGGTTGCCGTGGGCCTGGTCCTCGGTGGCGTCGTCGGGACCGCGCTGGCGTTGGTGTCCGGACTGTCCCGGCTCGGCGAGGATCTTGTGGACGCGACCGTGCAGATGCTGCGGACCGTCCCCTGGGTAGGGCTGATCCCGCTGTTCATCATCTGGCTGGGGATCGGTGAGGCCCCGAAGGTGGCGCTGATCGCGCTCGGCGTGGCCTTCCATCTCTACCTCAATGTGTACGCCGGCATCCGGGGCGTCGACGAGCAACTCATCGAAGCAGGACAGTCGTTGGGACTCGGGCGTTGGGGGCTCATCCGGCATGTGGTGCTGCCGGGCGCCCTCCCCGGAGCCATGACGGGGCTGCGCTATTCGCTCGCCACCGCCTGGCTGGCGCTGGTCTTCGGCGAGTCCGTCAACGCCGACGCCGGGATCGGCTTCCTGATGAACCAGGCCCGGGAGTTCTTCCGTACCGACGTCATCGTCGTCTGCCTGGTCGTCTACGCATTCCTCGGTCTCACCGCCGATGTCATCGTCCGGACACTCGAAAGGCTGCTGCTGCAATGGCGACCGACCTTCACGGGCCAGTGA
- a CDS encoding ABC transporter substrate-binding protein, translating to MRRRTLPALLLPLALLLTACGGASSASTTDSTDGQGGVTLNVGDQKGGYEAILRASGELDNLDYRIKWSTFTSGPPLLEAVNAKAVDIGGVGNTPPVFAAGSDSKIVVVGASHGSSAGEAIVVPKGSELKTPAQLKGKSIAVAQGSSAHFQLVASLKKAGLSLSDVKLNFLQPADALAAFNRGKVDAWAIWDPYTSQILRTGQARVLTTGEGVVNGLSFQVASPAALKDTKKSKAIGDLLVRLERAQSWVFKHPEAWAKVWAKETGLPYAVALDAVKRSYGTRVPVAVDPAAIASEQAIADTFADLKLIPRRFTFKDYVDTRFNRDLPASSAAPRSYGKATS from the coding sequence ATGAGACGCCGTACCCTGCCCGCTCTGCTTCTGCCGCTCGCCCTGCTGCTCACCGCCTGCGGTGGTGCCTCGTCCGCGTCCACCACGGACAGCACCGACGGCCAGGGCGGCGTGACGCTCAACGTCGGTGACCAGAAAGGAGGTTACGAGGCAATCCTGCGGGCCTCGGGAGAGCTCGACAACCTCGACTACCGGATCAAATGGTCGACCTTCACCTCCGGACCGCCACTCCTGGAGGCGGTGAACGCCAAGGCCGTGGACATCGGCGGTGTCGGCAACACACCGCCGGTCTTCGCCGCGGGTTCCGACTCGAAGATCGTGGTGGTGGGCGCCTCCCATGGATCGTCGGCGGGCGAGGCAATCGTGGTGCCGAAGGGCTCCGAGCTGAAGACGCCCGCGCAGCTGAAGGGCAAGTCCATTGCGGTGGCCCAGGGAAGCTCCGCCCACTTCCAGCTCGTCGCCTCGCTGAAGAAGGCGGGGCTGAGCCTCTCGGACGTAAAGCTGAACTTCCTTCAGCCGGCCGATGCGCTGGCCGCGTTCAACCGGGGCAAGGTCGATGCCTGGGCGATCTGGGATCCGTACACCTCGCAGATCCTGCGCACTGGACAGGCGCGGGTGCTGACCACGGGCGAGGGGGTCGTCAACGGCCTGAGCTTCCAGGTCGCCTCTCCCGCGGCCCTGAAGGACACCAAGAAGTCCAAGGCGATCGGTGACCTGCTGGTCCGTCTGGAGCGCGCGCAGAGCTGGGTGTTCAAGCATCCGGAGGCGTGGGCAAAGGTCTGGGCGAAGGAGACCGGGCTGCCGTACGCCGTCGCTCTGGACGCCGTGAAGCGCAGTTACGGGACGCGGGTGCCCGTTGCCGTCGACCCGGCGGCGATCGCGTCCGAGCAGGCGATCGCCGACACCTTCGCCGATCTGAAACTCATTCCTCGCCGGTTCACCTTCAAGGACTACGTCGACACCCGGTTCAACCGCGATCTGCCCGCGTCCTCGGCAGCCCCCCGCTCGTACGGAAAGGCCACGTCATGA
- a CDS encoding ABC transporter ATP-binding protein has product MATDLHGPVSARPYDTAVRVEGLTRSFDGRAVVDGLDLTLRAGEFTALLGRSGCGKSTLLRVLAGLDRDITGTVLVPKRRAVAFQAPRLMPWKRVWRNVLLGLPDKPDRAVAERALEEVGLAERAGAWPKTLSGGEAQRASLARALVREPDLLLLDEPFGALDALTRIKAQQLVAELWQRRGCAVLLVTHDVDEALLLADRALVMRDGAIAYETPVDLDRPRTVSSPEFAALRSRLLTELGVAEDAAPAKAA; this is encoded by the coding sequence ATGGCGACCGACCTTCACGGGCCAGTGAGCGCCCGGCCCTACGACACCGCCGTGCGGGTGGAGGGACTGACCCGTTCCTTCGACGGACGGGCCGTCGTCGACGGGCTCGATCTCACCCTGCGCGCCGGGGAGTTCACCGCGCTGCTCGGACGCAGCGGCTGCGGGAAGTCGACTCTGCTGCGGGTGCTGGCCGGGCTCGACCGCGACATCACGGGCACGGTACTGGTGCCCAAGCGACGGGCTGTTGCCTTCCAGGCGCCTCGACTGATGCCGTGGAAACGGGTCTGGCGCAATGTCTTGCTCGGGTTGCCAGACAAGCCCGACCGGGCCGTGGCCGAGCGGGCGTTGGAGGAGGTCGGGCTCGCTGAGCGAGCCGGGGCCTGGCCCAAGACGCTCTCAGGTGGTGAGGCGCAGCGGGCTTCGCTGGCACGGGCCCTGGTGCGCGAACCCGATCTGCTGCTGCTCGACGAGCCGTTCGGCGCGCTCGACGCGCTGACCCGGATCAAGGCGCAGCAACTGGTCGCCGAACTCTGGCAGCGGCGCGGCTGCGCGGTGCTGCTCGTCACACATGACGTGGACGAGGCGCTGCTGCTCGCCGACCGTGCGCTGGTGATGCGGGACGGCGCCATCGCGTACGAGACACCCGTTGACCTGGACCGGCCGCGCACCGTGAGCAGTCCCGAGTTCGCCGCGCTGCGCTCCCGGCTGCTGACCGAGCTGGGTGTCGCGGAGGACGCCGCTCCGGCCAAGGCCGCCTGA
- a CDS encoding MarR family winged helix-turn-helix transcriptional regulator, translating to MDSPDSDGLLAEQLLRLTRRLHRIQSRQLEPIGITPAQFRLLRTVAHYDGPPRMADLAQRLDVVPRAVTSLVDALEASGRVRRTPDPDSRRVVRIELTDEGRATLRSLRDARRAAAEEILAPLTADQREVLGGLLSALVAGMPERRC from the coding sequence ATGGACTCCCCCGACTCCGACGGCCTGCTGGCCGAGCAGCTGCTGCGGCTGACCCGTCGGCTGCACCGCATCCAGAGCCGCCAGCTGGAGCCGATAGGCATCACCCCGGCCCAGTTCCGGCTGCTGCGCACGGTCGCCCACTACGACGGACCGCCCCGGATGGCGGATCTGGCGCAGCGCCTGGATGTCGTGCCGCGCGCCGTCACGAGCCTGGTCGATGCGCTGGAGGCGAGCGGCCGGGTGCGCCGCACCCCTGATCCGGACAGCCGACGGGTGGTCCGGATCGAACTCACCGACGAGGGCCGTGCCACGCTCCGGTCGCTGCGCGACGCGCGCCGGGCCGCCGCAGAGGAGATCCTGGCTCCATTGACGGCCGATCAGCGCGAGGTGCTGGGCGGACTGCTGTCCGCTCTCGTCGCCGGAATGCCGGAGCGCCGCTGCTGA
- a CDS encoding NAD(P)-binding domain-containing protein, which produces MNNSGAGEAREVDVVVIGAGQAGLSGAYHLRRVGLEPHRDFVVLDHAPRPGGAWQFRWPSLTYGKVHGMHALPGMELTGADDSRPSSEVIGEYFDAYERTFGLRVHRPVEVSAVREGEGGRLSVETSEGTYATRTLINATGTWDRPFWPRYPGQETFRGRQLHTANYPGPQEFAGQRVIVVGGGASGTQHLMEIAEVAAETFWVTRRPPVFREGPFGEDQGRAAVAMVEERVRRGLPPQSVVSVTGLPLTDAVRRARAEGVLDRLPMFDRITPTGVTWDDGRTVEADVILWATGFRAAIDHLAPLRLREPGGGIRVEGTQAVRDARIHLVGYGPSASTIGANRAGRAAVRAITRLLKAPEDRTTADRTSADRVVERGGEPAATPA; this is translated from the coding sequence GTGAACAACTCTGGGGCCGGTGAAGCACGCGAAGTGGATGTGGTCGTGATCGGCGCCGGACAGGCAGGCCTGTCCGGCGCCTACCATCTGCGGCGCGTCGGTCTGGAGCCGCACCGCGACTTCGTCGTGCTCGACCACGCACCCCGGCCCGGCGGCGCATGGCAGTTCCGGTGGCCGTCACTGACATACGGCAAGGTCCACGGGATGCACGCGCTCCCCGGCATGGAACTGACCGGCGCCGATGACAGCCGGCCTTCGTCCGAGGTGATCGGCGAGTACTTCGACGCCTACGAGCGCACCTTCGGCCTGCGGGTCCACCGGCCGGTCGAGGTGAGCGCCGTGCGCGAGGGCGAGGGCGGGCGGTTGTCGGTCGAGACATCCGAGGGTACGTACGCCACCCGCACCCTGATCAATGCCACGGGCACCTGGGACCGGCCGTTCTGGCCGCGCTACCCGGGCCAGGAAACCTTCCGGGGCCGCCAGCTGCACACCGCGAACTACCCGGGTCCGCAGGAGTTCGCCGGGCAGAGGGTGATCGTGGTCGGCGGCGGGGCCTCCGGCACGCAGCATCTGATGGAGATCGCCGAGGTGGCGGCAGAGACCTTCTGGGTGACGCGCCGGCCGCCGGTCTTCCGGGAGGGGCCGTTCGGCGAGGATCAGGGACGGGCCGCCGTGGCCATGGTGGAGGAGCGCGTACGACGGGGGCTGCCGCCGCAGAGCGTGGTGAGTGTGACCGGACTGCCGCTCACCGACGCCGTCCGGCGGGCCCGCGCGGAGGGGGTGCTCGACCGGTTGCCGATGTTCGACCGGATCACTCCGACCGGGGTGACCTGGGACGACGGCCGGACGGTGGAGGCCGATGTCATCCTCTGGGCAACCGGGTTCCGGGCCGCCATCGACCATCTCGCACCGTTGAGGCTGCGCGAGCCCGGCGGCGGTATCCGGGTCGAGGGCACACAGGCCGTACGGGACGCACGCATCCACCTCGTCGGGTACGGGCCCTCCGCGAGCACCATCGGGGCCAACCGGGCGGGACGGGCAGCGGTGCGCGCGATCACCCGCCTGCTCAAGGCCCCCGAGGACAGGACCACAGCGGACAGGACATCCGCGGACAGGGTTGTGGAGCGTGGCGGCGAACCCGCCGCCACGCCGGCGTGA